The Salvelinus fontinalis isolate EN_2023a chromosome 31, ASM2944872v1, whole genome shotgun sequence genome has a window encoding:
- the LOC129830027 gene encoding LOW QUALITY PROTEIN: GPI transamidase component PIG-T-like (The sequence of the model RefSeq protein was modified relative to this genomic sequence to represent the inferred CDS: substituted 2 bases at 2 genomic stop codons), which produces MTAHRCNIYMLAVLLCVLVXVFVTADLQETNQVKDAEGQTHAAEEERQWEATEVETNLSLTDTPSDNEADHVQTYDIPQPPPAKDQIQEAAEEKRRDSLETNLVDVPSDKVDHVSDTKKTLDVPPPPPAKDQFQEELVIRPLHSGDTYASFQFRTLWDTDFLRGSKVSHYQLFPKSLGQVISKFSVRELHISFTQGYWRTMQWGQPFLPSPPGAELWVXFQDTVTDVDVAWKGLTNILSGIFCASLNFIDSTNTVQPSASFKPVGVGNVTNQRFLRYAVLPREIVCTENLTPWKKLLPCGSKTGLAVLMNSEKLFHSSFHSQALHIRPVCQDFKSTAWELRQTLNVVFDLHSSDQGKREWSLFKMFSRTLTEACPLASSSKVDVDVTDNPQGELFELSPATPLLSQAVVLGDRRTYSVYDLTNQATFGQTRSLNMLLRWRAAESGDMLRPLLHGERYVAGYGLQTGEIHTLVYNHHPYRAFPVLLLDTVPWYLRLYIHTPIVTSKGRDNKPSYIHYQPSKDRLQPHLLEMLVQLPPNSVTEVTVQFERALLKWTEYTPDPNHGFYVGSSIISALVPSVVAMDTNSTQEHPLFSSFFPCKEESSYFMRVYTEPLLVNLPTPDFSMPYNVISLTCTVVAVGYGSLYNLLTRTFQVEEPSPGLAKRLANIICRLRGVPLL; this is translated from the exons ATGACAGCGCACAGGTGCAATATTTATATGCTGGCGGTCCTCCTTTGTGTATTAGTATAGGTGTTTGTTACAGCAGACCTACAAGAAACAAATCAGGTGAAAGATGCCGAGGGCCAAACCCATGCTGCGGAAGAGGAGAGGCAATGGGAGGCTACCGAGGTCGAAACGAATCTATCGTTAACAGATACTCCAAGCGACAACGAAGCTGACCATGTTCAAACCTATGACATCCCTCAACCACCTCCCGCAAAAGACCAAATCCAAGAGGCCGCGGAAGAGAAGAGGCGGGACTCCCTCGAAACGAATCTAGTAGATGTTCCAAGCGACAAAGTTGACCATGTCTCTGACACCAAGAAAACCCTAGACGTCCCTCCACCACCGCCCGCAAAAGACCAGTTTCAGGAAGAGTTGGTGATCAGACCACTGCATTCTGGGGATACTTACGCCAGCTTCCAGTTCCGAACCTTGTGGGATACGGACTTCTTGCGAGGAAGTAAAG TCTCCCACTACCAACTCTTCCCGAAGTCTCTGGGCCAGGTGATTTCGAAGTTCTCTGTGCGTGAGCTCCACATCTCCTTCACTCAGGGCTACTGGAGGACCATGCAGTGGGGCCAGCCTTTCCTACCGTCGCCCCCTGGTGCCGAACTGTGGGTATAGTTTCAGGACACTGTCactga tgtggatgttgcctggaAGGGGCTGACCAACATCCTCTCGGGGATCTTCTGTGCCTCGCTGAATTTCATTGACTCCACCAACACGGTGCAGCCCAGTGCCTCCTTCAAGCCTGTAGGCGTGGGCAATG TAACTAACCAGCGCTTCCTCCGCTATGCTGTGTTGCCGCGGGAGATCGTTTGTACTGAGAATCTGACGCCGTGGAAGAAACTCCTTCCCTGCGGCTCCAAG ACTGGTCTGGCAGTGCTAATGAACTCTGAGAAACTCTTCCACAGCAGCTTCCACTCCCAGGCTCTACACATCAGACCTGTGTGTCAG GACTTCAAGTCCACAGCGTGGGAGCTGAGACAGACACTGAATGTGGTGTTTGACCTGCACTCCTCTGACCAGGGCAAACGAG AGTGGTCCCTGTTCAAGATGTTCTCTCGTACCCTGACTGAAGCCTGCCCCCTGGCCTCCTCCAGTAAAGTGGACGTGGACGTCACAGACAACCCTCAG GGGGAGCTGTTTGAATTGAGTCCAGCCACTCCCCTGTTGAGCCAGGCTGTGGTGCTGGGGGATCGGAGAACCTACTCGGTCTACGACCTCACCAACCAGGCAACGTTCGGACAGACGCGCTCCCTCAACATGCTGCTGCGCTGGAGAGCAGCCGAAAGTG GAGACATGCTGCGCCCTCTACTTCACGGAGAGCGCTACGTGGCGGGCTACGGGCTGCAGACGGGGGAGATCCACACCCTGGTGTACAATCACCACCCATACCGGGCCTTCCCTGTGCTCCTGCTGGACACCGTGCCCTGGTACCTGCGCCTCTACATTCACACGCCCATCGTCACCAGCAAGGGTCGCGACAACAAACCCA GTTACATCCACTACCAGCCGTCCAAAGACCGCCTTCAGCCCCACCTGCTGGAGATGTTGGTCCAGCTGCCTCCTAACTCTGTGACCGAGGTCACCGTGCAGTTTGAGAGGGCACTCCTGAAGTGGACGGAGTACACCCCCGACCCCAACCACGGCTTCTACGTCGG GTCTTCTATTATCAGCGCTCTCGTGCCCAGTGTTGTCGCCATGGATACCAACAGCACCCAGGAACACCCGCTTTTCAGCAGCTT TTTCCCATGTAAAGAGGAGTCCAGTTACTTCATGCGGGTCTACACGGAGCCTCTGCTGGTGAACCTGCCCACCCCTGATTTCAGCATGCCCTACAACGTCATCTCCCTCACCTGCACCGTGGTGGCCGTGGGTTACGGCTCCCTCTACAACCTCCTGACCCGCACCTTCCAGGTGGAGGAGCCCAGTCCGGGCCTGGCCAAACGGCTAGCCAACATCATCTGCAGGCTCAGGGGTGTGCCACTGCTGTGA